The Cataglyphis hispanica isolate Lineage 1 chromosome 5, ULB_Chis1_1.0, whole genome shotgun sequence genome has a segment encoding these proteins:
- the LOC126849747 gene encoding pre-mRNA-processing-splicing factor 8, whose product MSIPPYLLGPNPWATMMAQQQVQLAAAQAHAQAAAQAAHHAHMQAIAGPPLPQIPKQPEVLSEDKLQEKAQKWQQLQSKRFAEKRKFGFVDAQKEDMPAEHIRKIIRDHGDMSSRKYRHDKRVYLGALKYMPHAVMKLLENMPMPWEQIRDVKVLYHITGAITFVNEIPWVIEPVYIAQWGTMWIMMRREKRDRRHFKRMRFPPFDDEEPPLDYADNVLDVEPLEAIQIELDSEEDESVASWFYEHKPLVGTKHVNGSTYRRWNLTLPQMATLYRLANQLLTDLVDQNFFYLFDPKSFFTAKALNMAIPGGPKFEPLVKDSNAADEDWNEFNDINKIIIRQPIRTEYRIAFPYLYNNMPHFVHLSWYHAPNVVYIKTEDPDLPAFYFDPLINPISHRNSLKTMEPQIEDDEDFILSGEVQPFLQETPLYTDNTANGIALLWAPRPFNTRSGRTRRAIDIPLVKSWYREHCPPGQPVKVRVSYQKLLKYFVLNALKHRPPKPQKKRYLFRSFKSTKFFQTTTIDWVEAGLQVCRQGYNMLNLLIHRKNLNYLHLDYNFNLKPVKTLTTKERKKSRFGNAFHLCREILRLTKLIIDSHVQYRLNNVDAFQLADGLQYIFAHVGQLTGMYRYKYKLMRQIRMCKDLKHLIYYRFNTGPVGKGPGCGFWAPGWRVWLFFMRGITPLLERWLGNLLSRQFEGRHSKGVAKTVTKQRVESHFDLELRASVMHDIVDMMPEGIKQNKARTILQHLSEAWRCWKANIPWKVPGLPIPIENMILRYVKMKADWWTNTAHYNRERIRRGATVDKTVCKKNLGRLTRLYLKAEQERQHNYLKDGPYISPEEAVAIFTTSVHWLESRRFAPIPFPPLSYKHDTKLLILALERLKEAYSVKSRLNQSQREELGLIEQAYDNPHEALSRIKRHLLTQRAFKEVGIEFMDLYSHLIPVYDVEPLEKITDAYLDQYLWYEADKRRLFPPWVKPADTEPPPLLVYKWCQGINNLQDVWDVNEGECNVLLESKFEKLYEKIDLTLLNRLLRLIVDHNIADYMTAKNNVVINYKDMNHTNSYGIIRGLQFASFIAQYYGLVLDLLVLGLQRASEMAGPPQMPNDFLTFQDVASETAHPIRLYCRYVDRIHLFLRFSADEARDLIQRYLTEHPDPNNENIVGYNNKKCWPRDARMRLMKHDVNLGRAVFWDIKNRLPRSTTTIQWENSFVSVYSKDNPNLLFNMSGFECRILPKCRTTHEEFTHRDGVWNLQNEITKERTAQCFLRVDDESLQRFHNRVRQILMASGSTTFTKIVNKWNTALIGLMTYFREAVVNTQELLDLLVKCENKIQTRIKIGLNSKMPSRFPPVVFYTPKELGGLGMLSMGHVLIPQSDLRWSKQTDVGITHFRSGMSHDEDQLIPNLYRYIQPWESEFIDSQRVWAEYALKRQEANAQNRRLTLEDLEDSWDRGIPRINTLFQKDRHTLAYDKGWRIRTEFKQYQVLKQNPFWWTHQRHDGKLWNLNNYRTDMIQALGGVEGILEHTLFKGTYFPTWEGLFWEKASGFEESMKYKKLTNAQRSGLNQIPNRRFTLWWSPTINRANVYVGFQVQLDLTGIFMHGKIPTLKISLIQIFRAHLWQKVHESIVMDLCQVFDQELDALEIETVQKETIHPRKSYKMNSSCADILLFSAYKWTVSRPSLLADSKDVMDNTTTQKYWIDVQLRWGDYDSHDIERYARAKFLDYTTDNMSIYPSPTGLLIAIDLAYNLHSAYGNWFPGCKPLIQQAMAKIMKANPALYVLRERIRKALQLYSSEPTEPYLSSQNYGELFSNQIIWFVDDTNVYRVTIHKTFEGNLTTKPINGAIFIFNPRTGQLFLKIIHTSVWAGQKRLGQLAKWKTAEEVAALIRSLPVEEQPKQIIVTRKGMLDPLEVHLLDFPNIVIKGSELQLPFQACLKVEKFGDLILKATEPQMVLFNLYDDWLKTISSYTAFSRLILILRALHVNTERTKVVLKPDKTTITEPHHIWPSLTDDEWIKVEVQLKDLILADYGKKNNVNVASLTQSEIRDIILGMEISAPSAQRQQIAEIEKQTKEQSQLTATTTRTVNKHGDEIITATTSNYETQTFSSKTEWRVRAISATNLHLRTNHIYVSSDDIKETGYTYILPKNVLKKFVTISDLRAQIAGYLYGISPPDNPQVKEIRCIVMAPQWGTHQTVHLPNTLPNHQYLKEMEPLGWIHTQPNELPQLSPQDISTHARIMAENSIWDGEKTIVITCSFTPGSCSLTAYKLTPSGFEWGKQNTDKGNNPKGYLPSHYEKVQMLLSDRFLGFFMVPSQGSWNYNFMGVRHDPNMKYELQLANPKEFYHEVHRPAHFLNFSSLEDGDGVGADREDMFA is encoded by the exons ATGTCTATCCCACCATATTTGCTGGGTCCAAATCCATGGGCCACAATGATGGCCCAGCAACAAGTCCAATTGGCAGCTGCCCAAGCGCACGCTCAGGCTGCAGCACAAGCCGCTCATCATGCTCACATGCAGGCTATAGCAGGGCCGCCGTTGCCTCAGATTCCTAAACAACCGGAAGTTCTGTCTGAGGACAAACTTCAAGAAAaag CTCAAAAATGGCAGCAGTTGCAGTCAAAGCGTTTCGcagaaaagagaaagtttGGCTTTGTAGATGCTCAAAAAGAAGATATGCCAGCTGagcatataagaaaaattattagagatcATGGTGATATGAGCAGTAGAAAATACAGACACGATAAACGTGTTTATTTGGG GGCGTTAAAGTACATGCCACATGCTGTTATGAAACTATTGGAAAATATGCCAATGCCATGGGAACAAATAAGGGATGTAAAGGTCTTGTATCATATTACTGGAGCCATTACATTTGTCAATGAAATTCCTTGGGTTATAGAGCCTGTGTACATAGCTCAGTGGGG cacTATGTGGATTATGATGAgacgagaaaaaagagatCGCAGACATTTTAAGAGAATGAGATTTCCACCTTTTGATGATGAAGAGCCTCCTCTAGATTATGCGGATAATGTTTTGGATGTTGAACCTTTAGAGGCTATACAAATCGAACTTGATTCGGAGGAAGATGAATCGGTCGCATCATGGTTTTATGAACACAAGCCATTAGTTGGGACAaa acACGTTAACGGATCTACATACCGGAGATGGAATCTGACATTACCGCAAATGGCTACTTTGTATCGTTTGGCTAATCAATTGTTGACTGACTTAGtggatcaaaattttttttatctatttgatCCCAAGTCATTCTTTACTGCAAAAGCCTTAAATATGGCTATTCCTGGAGGACCAAAATTCGAGCCACTGGTAAAAGATTCAAATGCTGCTGATGAAGATTGGAATGAAttcaatgatataaataagattattatcagGCAACCTATTAGGACAGAATATAGGATTGCGTTTccttatttatacaataatatgccACATTTTGTTCATCTTTCATG GTATCATGCTCcaaatgttgtatatataaagaccGAAGATCCGGATTTGcctgcattttattttgatccaTTAATTAATCCAATTTCTCATAGAAATTCGCTAAag acGATGGAACCACAAATCGAAGATGATGAAGACTTTATTCTATCTGGCGAAGTGCAACCATTCCTTCAGGAAACACCTCTTTATACTGATAATACAGCGAATGGAATAGCTCTTTTGTGGGCGCCGAGGCCGTTTAATACGCGTTCCGGCAGAACAAGAAGAGCCATTGATATTCCCTTAGTCAAGTCATGGTACAGAGAGCACTGTCCACCCGGTCAACCTGTAAAAGTGCGAGTCAGTTATCAGAAACTGCTGAAATACTTTGTTCTGAACGCTTTGAAGCACAGACCACCGAAACCACAAAAGAAACGCTATTTGTTCCGCTCTTTTAAATCGACCAAGTTCTTTCAGACAACGACAATAGATTGGGTAGAAGCTGGTTTGCAGGTGTGTCGTCAAGGATATAATATGTTGAATCTACTAATACATCGAAAGAATCTCAACTATCTTCATTTGGATTACAATTTTAACTTGAAACCTGTCAAAACGCTTacaacaaaagagagaaagaaatcgcGCTTTGGTAACGCCTTCCATTTATGTCGCGAAATTCTTCGCCTAACTAAACTCATTATCGATTCTCACGTTCAATATCGGTTGAACAACGTGGATGCCTTTCAACTCGCCGATGGGctgcaatatattttcgcaCACGTCGGTCAATTGACCGGCATGTATCGGTATAAGTACAAATTGATGCGACAGATCAGGATGTGTAAAGACTTGAAGcatctaatttattatcgttttaaCACTGGACCAGTTGGTAAAGGACCTGGCTGTGGATTTTGGGCACCCGGTTGGCGCGTTTGGTTATTCTTTATGAGAGGCATCACTCCGTTATTGGAAAGATGGTTGGGTAACTTATTGTCAAGACAATTCGAGGGCCGTCATTCGAAGGGCGTAGCGAAGACGGTGACGAAGCAGCGAGTTGAATCACACTTTGATCTTGAATTACGAGCGTCTGTTATGCACGATATAGTTGATATGATGCCCGAGGGAATAAAGCAGAATAAGGCGCGAACAATTCTTCAGCATTTGAGCGAAGCTTGGCGCTGTTGGAAAGCGAATATTCCGTGGAAAGTGCCGGGTTTGCCGATTCCGATCGAAAACATGATACTACGTTATGTCAAGATGAAGGCCGACTGGTGGACGAATACGGCTCATTACAATCGAGAGAGAATTCGACGCGGAGCTACGGTGGACAAAACTGTGTGTAAAAAGAACCTTGGTCGCTTGACGCGTCTCTATTTGAAAGCCGAGCAGGAACGGCAACACAATTATTTGAAGGATGGTCCGTATATATCGCCGGAGGAAGCTGTAGCTATATTCACAACTTCGGTTCATTGGCTAGAATCTCGAAGATTCGCGCCAATACCCTTTCCGCCATTATCTTATAAACACGATACGAAATTGTTGATATTAGCCCTGGAACGCTTGAAGGAAGCTTATAGCGTTAAATCTAGACTGAATCAAAGTCAACGAGAAGAACTGGGCTTAATAGAACAAGCATACGATAATCCACATGAGGCATTGTCCAGGATCAAGCGACATTTGTTGACACAGAGAGCTTTCAAGGAAGTTGGCATCGAATTTATGGATCTCTACAGTCACTTAATTCCCGTGTATGATGTGGAGCCACTCGAGAAAATCACAGACGCCTACCTAGATCAATATTTGTGGTACGAGGCAGACAAAAGGCGATTGTTCCCACCGTGGGTGAAACCGGCTGACACGGAACCACCGCCGCTTCTTGTTTACAAGTGGTGCCAAGGTATCAACAACCTCCAGGATGTTTGGGATGTCAACGAGGGCGAGTGCAACGTGCTGCTAGAATCGAAATTTGAGAAGCTGTACGAAAAGATCGATCTCACGCTACTCAACAGGCTGTTACGTTTGATAGTCGATCATAACATTGCTGATTATATGACGGCAAAGAATAATGTTGTCatcaattataaagatatgaaCCACACTAACAGCTATGGCATTATTAGAGGATTGCAATTCGCGTCTTTTATTGCCCAATATTACGGACTAGTGTTGGACCTACTGGTGTTGGGTCTCCAGCGAGCCAGCGAAATGGCCGGCCCGCCGCAAATGCCAAACGACTTTCTTACATTCCAGGATGTTGCCTCTGAGACTGCGCACCCTATTAGATTATATTGCCGCTATGTCGATAGGATACATCTGTTCCTGCGCTTTTCTGCTGATGAGGCGAGAGACCTCATTCAGCGTTACCTCACTGAACATCCTGATCCAAATAACGAAAATATTGTTGGCtacaataataagaaatgttGGCCGCGGGACGCCCGTATGAGATTGATGAAGCACGATGTGAATCTAGGTCGCGCAGTATTCTGGGATATCAAGAACCGACTTCCACGTTCCACCACCACTATCCAGTGGGAGAACAGTTTTGTTAGTGTCTATAGTAAGGATAATCCCAATTTGCTCTTTAATATGAGCGGTTTCGAGTGCAGAATTTTGCCTAAATGCAGAACGACCCATGAAGAATTTACTCACCGAGATGGTGTTTGGAATCTCCAGAACGAGATCACGAAGGAAAGAACGGCGCAATGTTTCTTGCGTGTCGACGACGAGAGCCTGCAGCGTTTTCACAATCGAGTCAGGCAGATTCTAATGGCTTCAGGTTCGACCACATTCACGAAAATCGTGAACAAATGGAACACCGCTTTGATCGGTCTGATGACTTATTTCAGAGAAGCCGTGGTGAATACGCAAGAATTGCTGGATCTTTTGGTCAAATGTGAAAACAAGATCCAGACGCGTATCAAGATTGGGTTGAACTCCAAAATGCCGTCGCGTTTTCCACCCGTCGTCTTTTATACTCCTAAGGAATTGGGTGGTCTGGGAATGCTGTCGATGGGTCATGTGTTGATACCTCAATCGGACTTGAGATGGTCGAAACAAACCGATGTGGGCATCACTCACTTTCGTTCAGGTATGAGTCACGACGAGGATCAATTGATTCCCAACTTATATCGCTACATACAGCCCTGGGAGTCAGAATTTATTGATTCTCAACGTGTTTGGGCAGAGTATGCCCTGAAACGACAAGAGGCCAATGCTCAGAATCGCAGGCTCACTTTGGAGGATCTTGAGGACAGCTGGGATCGTGGTATCCCTAggataaatacattattccaGAAAGATCGGCACACACTGGCCTATGACAAGGGTTGGCGTATTCGTACAGAATTCAAACAATATCAGGTACTGAAGCAGAATCCGTTTTGGTGGACTCATCAGCGTCACGATGGCAAACTGTGGAATCTAAATAACTATCGAACTGACATGATCCAGGCGCTAGGCGGTGTCGAAGGTATTCTTGAGCACACTCTTTTTAAGGGAACTTACTTCCCGACATGGGAGGGTCTCTTCTGGGAAAAGGCGTCTGGCTTTGAGGAGTCCATGAAATACAAGAAACTGACAAACGCGCAACGTTCTGGTCTCAATCAGATTCCCAATCGTCGATTTACTCTATGGTGGTCGCCCACTATCAATCGCGCTAACGTTTACGTTGGTTTTCAAGTACAACTCGATCTGACAGGAATATTTATGCATGGTAAAATACCGACTCTCAAAATATCCTTAATCCAAATATTCCGCGCTCACTTGTGGCAAAAGGTGCACGAATCCATCGTGATGGATCTTTGTCAAGTGTTCGATCAAGAATTGGACGCGCTGGAAATTGAGACCGTGCAGAAGGAAACTATACATCCGCGAAAGTCCTACAAGATGAATTCTTCATGCGCCGACATCCTTTTGTTCTCCGCTTATAAATGGACCGTATCTCGACCATCGCTCCTCGCCGATTCGAAAGATGTGATGGACAACACCACTACGCAGAAATATTGGATCGATGTTCAACTGAGATGGGGCGATTATGACTCACATGATATCGAACGATACGCTCGCGCTAAATTCTTGGATTACACAACAGACAATATGTCGATATACCCATCGCCCACCGGTCTTCTGATAGCTATCGACCTGGCATATAATCTGCACAGTGCCTATGGTAATTGGTTCCCTGGCTGCAAGCCGCTCATACAGCAAGCCATGGCGAAGATTATGAAAGCGAATCCTGCTTTGTACGTATTACGCGAACGCATTCGCAAAGCCTTGCAGCTATATTCATCTGAACCCACGGAACCTTATCTCTCTTCGCAAAATTACGGTGAACTCTTCTCCAATCAAATCATATGGTTCGTTGATGACACAAATGTGTATCGCGTGACGATTCATAAAACCTTCGAGGGCAACTTGACGACAAAACCAATTAACGGTGCGATTTTCATCTTCAATCCGCGCACGGGACAATTGTTcctgaaaattattcataccTCCGTCTGGGCGGGCCAGAAGCGTCTTGGTCAATTAGCCAAGTGGAAGACCGCCGAGGAAGTTGCCGCACTGATTCGCTCCCTACCAGTGGAGGAACAGCCGAAGCAGATTATTGTTACCAGAAAGGGAATGTTAGATCCGCTGGAAGTTCACTTGTTGGACTTTCCCAATATAGTCATTAAAGGATCTGAATTGCAGTTACCTTTCCAGGCGTGTCTCAAGGTGGAGAAGTTCGGCGATTTGATTCTGAAGGCAACCGAGCCGCAAATGGTACTATTCAATCTTTACGATGACTGGTTGAAGACTATCTCGTCTTACACGGCGTTCTCACGACTGATCCTGATCTTACGGGCTTTGCACGTCAACACCGAAAGAACGAAAGTTGTGTTAAAGCCCGATAAAACAACTATCACTGAGCCGCATCACATATGGCCATCGCTGACGGACGATGAGTGGATCAAGGTGGAAGTGCAGCTGAAGGATCTGATCTTGGCGGATTACGGTAAAAAGAATAACGTCAACGTTGCGTCGCTCACGCAGTCTGAGATCCGCGATATCATTCTGGGTATGGAGATAAGTGCGCCGTCTGCGCAACGTCAACAAATCGCTGAAATCGAGAAGCAAACTAAAGAGCAGAGTCAGCTTACCGCCACTACCACACGAACAGTGAATAAGCATGGTGACGAGATTATCACCGCGACCACATCCAACTACGAGACACAGACCTTCAGTTCGAAGACTGAATGGCGAGTACGTGCCATTTCAGCGACCAATCTTCATCTTCGGACAAATCATATCTACGTCTCGTCTGATGACATCAAAGAAACTGGTTATACTTACATCTTGCCGAAGAATGTGCTGAAGAAATTTGTTACGATCTCTGATCTGCGAGCGCAGATAGCCGGTTATCTATACGGTATCAGCCCTCCTGATAATCCTCAG gtGAAAGAAATCAGATGCATCGTAATGGCACCACAATGGGGAACTCATCAAACTGTTCACTTGCCAAATACGTTACCTAATCATCAATACTTGAAGGAGATGGAACCGCTGGGATGGATACATACGCAGCCCAACGAACTGCCGCAACTGTCACCGCAGGACATATCTACTCACGCCCGGATTATGGCGGAGAATTCTATCTGGGACGGCGAGAAAACTATTGTTATCACTTGCAGCTTCACACCCGGCTCTTGCTCTCTTACAGCGTACAAGTTGACTCCGAGTGGCTTTGAGTGGGGCAAGCAAAACACTGATAAGGGAAACAATCCGAAGGGTTATTTACCTAGCCATTACGAAAAGGTACAGATGCTTCTGTCCGATCGTTTCCTTGGCTTTTTCATGGTGCCCAGCCAAGGTTCAtggaattacaattttatgggTGTAAGGCATGATCCCAACATGAAATACGAG
- the LOC126849777 gene encoding vacuole membrane protein 1-like, producing the protein MLSNSTAIQRSKNQAPTNGAQKTAGKKKSTRMEHSLSHPHNVSIQNLDPDHLTLWQHPITTLHYFFSEVFINIFSLVKKTWLYKRTVCIIISIIILFLLSGRISGPQQQIFKLWEAKIIWWLYWIGLGVLSSVGLGTGLHTFVLYLGPHIAAVTMAAYECGALNFPEPPYPDQIVCPTKIDPIWAVGILNIMKKVHVEAMLWGAGTALGELPPYFMARAARISGQNSKNDNFDEDLKELEALEELENEKNVSFVTRIKLSMKHFVEKAGFWGILACASIPNPLFDLAGLTCGHYLIPFWTFFGATLIGKAVIKMHIQQLAVIIAFNEELLDKFISLLAVIPFVGRKFQEPLKKYFIEQKQKLHIKSSMDGTTTISWLFDKFVTIMVCYFLVTIIHALARNHHRRRTKPSID; encoded by the exons ATGTTGAGTAATTCTACTGCCATTCAACGTTCAAAAAATCAAGCTCCTACTAATGGTGCTCAAAAAACTgctgggaaaaaaaaatccactcGAATGGAACACAGTTTGAGCCATCCACACAATGTTTCAATCCAGAATTTGGATCCAGATCATTTAACGCTTTGGCAACATCCAATTACaacattacattatttctttagCGAAGTGTTCatcaatatatttagtttaGTGAAGAAAACGTGGCTTTACAAACGAACAGTatgcattataatttcaattataatactaTTTCTTCTATCAGGCCGAATATCTGGTCCACAACAACAG atttttaaGTTGTGGGAAGCTAAGATTATATGGTGGTTATATTGGATAGGACTTGGTGTATTATCAAGCGTAGGTCTTGGAACAGGTTTGCATACCTTTGTGCTATACTTAGGACCACACATAGCAGCTGTTACTATGGCAGCATACGAATGTGGTGCTCTAAATTTCCCTGAACCACCTTATCCTGACCAAATAGTATGCCCAACGAAAATTGATCCAATATGGGCAGtaggtatattaaatattatgaaaaaagtacATGTAGAAGCCATGCTATGGGGAGCTGGTACTGCACTTGGCGAGTTACCGCCATATTTTATGGCTAGAGCTGCAAGGATAAGTGGTCAAAACagcaaaaatgataattttgatgaagATCTAAAAGAATTAGAAGCCTTAGAAGAGttagaaaatgagaaaaatgtatcGTTTGTGACGCGTATCAAGTTGTCTATGAAGCATTTTGTTGAGAAAGCTGGATTCTGGGGCATATTAGCTTGCGCATca ATTCCAAATCCACTGTTTGACCTGGCTGGTTTGACATGTGGACATTATCTCATTCCATTCTGGACATTCTTCGGTGCGACGTTAATAGGAAAAGCTGTCATCAAAATGCATATACAACAATTAGCAGTAATCATAGCCTTCAATGAAGaacttttagataaatttattagtttattagcAGTCATACCATTTGTTGGTAGAAAATTCCAAGAaccattaaagaaatattttattgaacagAAACAAAAGCTACATATTAAGTCATCAATG gaTGGAACGACTACAATATCATGGCTATTTGACaaatttgtaacaataatGGTTTGCTATTTTTTAGTAACAATTATTCATGCATTAGCGCGAAATCATCATCGTAGACGAACAAAACCGTCTAttgattaa